Proteins encoded within one genomic window of bacterium:
- a CDS encoding M23 family metallopeptidase has protein sequence MNIVRITMIFCFIILNCLSNSCTTTSFKTKYRRLIYQRDSISTELNSLNRELESTELELFKTLYEIEFLRNTIVKAEADSVVHFYHNYIFNFRRPILALVEPDLNSPFLFPLTVEKIERNWHWPVLWGRLFYFDYNHLGIDLHAREGDTVRAVYDGVIRNYEPANGYGELVAVIEHAYSQKWKNNVLSPEFISIYGHIRKEKIRDSTAALHWKNDDRIQRGEIIGFINDDDHNGDGGEHLHFGIRLQTADASKASDGGRWLRGYDNRKGDQLQYFLNPVELYGRYIRFTFDPIDRN, from the coding sequence ATGAATATAGTTCGTATCACAATGATATTTTGTTTCATTATCCTGAATTGTTTGTCAAATTCATGCACGACAACATCGTTTAAAACTAAATATCGCCGATTAATTTACCAGCGTGATTCAATTTCTACTGAATTAAATTCGCTGAATCGTGAACTTGAAAGTACGGAACTTGAATTATTCAAAACATTATATGAGATTGAGTTCTTACGTAATACCATTGTAAAAGCCGAGGCGGATTCTGTCGTCCATTTCTATCACAACTATATTTTTAATTTCCGGCGACCTATTCTGGCGCTGGTCGAACCGGATCTGAATTCCCCGTTTCTTTTTCCGCTCACGGTCGAAAAGATAGAACGGAACTGGCATTGGCCGGTTCTCTGGGGCAGGCTTTTTTATTTTGACTACAATCACCTCGGCATAGACCTTCATGCGCGTGAAGGCGACACCGTGAGGGCGGTTTATGACGGCGTGATACGGAATTACGAGCCGGCGAACGGATACGGCGAACTGGTTGCCGTTATCGAACATGCGTACTCACAGAAGTGGAAGAACAACGTGCTGTCGCCCGAATTTATTTCCATTTACGGCCACATCCGTAAGGAAAAAATTCGCGATTCCACGGCCGCGCTTCATTGGAAAAATGACGATCGTATCCAACGCGGAGAGATTATTGGTTTTATCAACGACGATGATCACAACGGCGACGGCGGCGAACACCTGCACTTTGGAATACGCCTGCAAACCGCAGACGCCTCTAAAGCATCGGACGGCGGACGCTGGCTCAGAGGTTATGATAATCGCAAAGGCGATCAGCTTCAATATTTTCTTAATCCGGTGGAACTGTACGGACGGTACATACGCTTTACATTTGACCCGATCGACAGGAATTGA
- a CDS encoding exopolyphosphatase: MRLITRTDLDGLTCAVFITVMEKIDEVLFAEPKAMQDGKVAVNDHDIIANLPYHPKCALWFDHHTSQMKHSEKEGYRGKFAVAPSCARVIYDFYERPDELKPFDELLVETDRVDSANLNMDDVMNPKGWVLLSYTLDPRSGLDAFEDYFQRMIGWIQVHKVDDILNLPDVKSKVETYLAEQDNFKKALLEHSRQDGNVIITDQRPVQKFPAGNRFLIYTLFPEGNISARLFRGKEPGITVCAVGHSIFNRTSKTDVGALMAEYGGGGHKGAGTCQLPDAEADAKVKEIIERMKKAG; encoded by the coding sequence ATGCGTCTCATTACACGAACGGATCTTGATGGTTTAACCTGTGCTGTATTCATCACCGTTATGGAAAAGATCGATGAAGTTCTGTTTGCCGAACCCAAGGCAATGCAGGATGGGAAAGTAGCCGTCAACGATCATGATATTATTGCTAACCTTCCGTATCACCCCAAATGCGCGTTATGGTTCGACCATCACACCAGCCAAATGAAACATTCGGAGAAGGAAGGCTACCGGGGAAAATTTGCAGTTGCGCCAAGCTGCGCGCGTGTGATCTATGATTTTTACGAACGCCCGGATGAACTGAAGCCTTTTGATGAACTGTTGGTCGAGACCGACCGCGTGGACAGCGCCAATCTTAACATGGATGACGTGATGAACCCGAAAGGATGGGTCTTATTATCTTACACATTGGATCCGCGTTCCGGCCTGGACGCATTTGAAGATTATTTTCAGCGCATGATTGGCTGGATTCAGGTTCACAAAGTCGATGATATTCTGAATCTCCCGGACGTTAAATCCAAGGTGGAGACGTATTTGGCGGAACAGGATAATTTCAAGAAGGCCTTATTGGAACATAGCCGCCAGGACGGAAACGTTATTATCACAGATCAACGTCCTGTACAGAAATTTCCAGCCGGCAACCGTTTCCTTATCTACACCTTATTTCCTGAAGGCAATATCTCCGCTCGTCTTTTCAGAGGCAAAGAGCCCGGTATAACGGTTTGCGCGGTTGGCCACAGCATATTTAACCGCACGTCGAAAACGGACGTGGGCGCACTGATGGCAGAATACGGCGGCGGCGGCCACAAAGGCGCCGGCACATGTCAGTTGCCTGATGCCGAAGCGGATGCGAAAGTGAAAGAGATCATTGAAAGAATGAAAAAAGCCGGGTAA